In one window of Camelina sativa cultivar DH55 chromosome 15, Cs, whole genome shotgun sequence DNA:
- the LOC104747339 gene encoding B3 domain-containing protein At2g33720-like — protein sequence MDMAPISASNKTLVTLDLFPYDKPHDDPEDASDNKQTEENINLASLRFTTDQEQREEVHHNVSTKTTLYTDPWTIKKELTKSSIGYLNYLYLNGSIVRSDILRYLPISDQRVVEEGPGLAVNVYDEDTDNMHKLVLKKWPKCLSYILGSAWRREFVVRRDLKIGDVIGIYWDPYESKLHFCVLSR from the coding sequence ATGGATATGGCTCCTATTTCAGCGTCAAATAAGACTTTGGTCACCCTGGATCTGTTTCCGTATGACAAGCCACATGATGATCCCGAAGATGCGTCAGACAATAAGCAAACCGAAGAAAACATAAACCTGGCGTCGTTGAGGTTTACGACGGATCAAGAACAAAGAGAGGAGGTGCACCACAATGTCTCAACAAAAACAACTCTCTACACCGATCCATGGACCATCAAGAAGGAATTGACCAAAAGCAGTATTGGCTATCTAAACTATCTTTATCTGAATGGAAGCATCGTGCGTAGCGACATTCTGAGATATCTCCCTATATCTGATCAAAGGGTAGTCGAAGAAGGCCCTGGATTAGCAGTCAACGTGTATGATGAAGACACTGATAATATGCACAAGCTGGTTCTTAAGAAATGGCCCAAGTGTCTAAGCTATATTCTCGGCAGTGCATGGCGTAGGGAATTCGTCGTGAGAAGAGATTTGAAGATAGGCGATGTGATTGGAATATATTGGGATCCTTATGAGTCGAAGCTTCACTTTTGTGTGCTTTCTCGTTAA